AAACATCAACACGGTAATTTGTATTAAACTCAAACCTGGTATAGATAAAAGAAAACACAACATAATCATCAAGATACTACCAATCGGTACTAACCCTAACTCAATTTTGCCTCGAGATAAATACCCAGCTATTACACTGCCAAGGGCTATACCTACCGCAATCAAAGCTAATAATATTCCGATTGCACTCCCACTTGAAAGTTCAGATTTCCCATATTCCACAATGTTTTGCATAATCAGTGCACCTGCAAACCAGAAATAGGCAATACCCAACATGGCAAGTAAAAGTTTCTTATCTTTGAAAAAAATCTTAAGGTATCCTAACTGTCCAGCAAACGGGTTTATCTCGATTTTTCGTTCAGGCTCAATAGGTGGTGCCTTGGTTACAAATAGAGAACTAATCAAACCCAACGTGGACAAACCCACCATAGAAAACATGGCTATATAAAGATTGTTTTTGAACAGCTCTATCATAACACCACCGACAGCGTTTCCGAGAATGATAGCGATAAAAGTCCATAAATTTAGTAAGCCGTTTCCCCATGATAAACGTGTTTCAGGAAGTATCTCTGGCAAAATACCATATTTTGCAGGGCTAAAAAATGCACTCTGCATCGCCATTAAAAACAAGGTAAACATTAATAGAAGTGGGCTCCGTAAAAATACAGAAAATGCACCCATCACCATCACACCCAATTCCCACATCTTTGTCCATACCGTAACTTTCTGCTTCGAATAACGGTCTGCAAGCGAACCAGCTAACGCAGGGAATAATAACCAAGGTAAATTAAATAAAGCAGTGCAAACAGGTGTTACAAAACGATGCCAAAAAGAATCTTGGGCTAAAAAGATAGGAACACTTAAAATGATAATCAATTTGTAAACATTATCACTAAACGCCCCCTGAAACTGTGTCGCAAGAAGAGCAAAGAAACCTAATTTATTAAAATGTTCTTCTTCATATACTTTTGTTGTTTTTACACCTGTATTCATATATAGCAACAACCTTCGTGAATTCTTGTTTTAATTGATGAAAATCAATCTGTTTCTTTTATGGAGTACTGGATGTTTTTTAATTGTTGACGGATTGTTTCCATGTATTTGATAATTTCTGAACATTGCTTGTCTGTAAAACATGATAATAAACGATGAATATTTTTTCGGTATATCGGCTCCATTTTTTTAATCAGTGCCAATCCTTCTGGTGTCAATTCAACATGTCTAATTCGACGATTACCCTTTACCGAATTCCGTATAACAAGTCCTTTTATCTCTAATTTGTCCAATATGGATGTTATACTGGCACGGGTAACAACCAATCTCCTACCCAGCTCAGACTGTGTCCATTTTTTCTTCTTATATTTCAAGGCGAATAGCACATTAAATTGGGCTTCTGTAATCCCATACTTTCTAAAAAATGCTTCACCTTTTACAGACAAAACAGACACAGTTCTCACAATGTTAAGTAGCGTTTCATGTCTTAAATCTTGAATAGGTTGCTCTAACTCTAATTCTTTATTAATTGACATTGAAAAATAATCCCTTATTTATGTAAGATTTTTTTATGGAGGCTTGAATATCTAAGTATTTAATTGTAAAATAATTAA
The sequence above is a segment of the Candidatus Hydrogenedens sp. genome. Coding sequences within it:
- a CDS encoding MarR family transcriptional regulator is translated as MSINKELELEQPIQDLRHETLLNIVRTVSVLSVKGEAFFRKYGITEAQFNVLFALKYKKKKWTQSELGRRLVVTRASITSILDKLEIKGLVIRNSVKGNRRIRHVELTPEGLALIKKMEPIYRKNIHRLLSCFTDKQCSEIIKYMETIRQQLKNIQYSIKETD